The following nucleotide sequence is from Cicer arietinum cultivar CDC Frontier isolate Library 1 chromosome 2, Cicar.CDCFrontier_v2.0, whole genome shotgun sequence.
CTGGCAGAGGAAGAGGAAAAGTGGAAGCAAAACTTGTGACAAGGAGTAATGGTGTGGAAGCTTGCCCTAGAAAGGAAGGAGCATCCAATATACAAGAGACTTACAAATCCTTCAGCACTCGTTTTGTCCGTCTAAATGGAATCTTATTCACTCGTACAAGGCATATATTCTTGATTCACACACTCTCTTGACCTTTTTATGCATTACATCATTAATACATTCTGACTTTTTCTCTTTCCATTTTTTGTCTTCCTATTTCATGGTGTAGCCTTGAGACCTTCACTGAAGTTCTCTCTCTTATTAGCACTGGCCTGCGCGAGCTTCTATCATCAGGTCAAGATGAAAAGCTAAATTTTGGCCAGGATACCCTTGAGAATGGTCTTGCCATTATCAGAATTATTTCCATTATCGTTTTCACAGTTCATAATGCAAATAAGGAATCTGAAGGACAAACTTATGCAGAAATTGTACAGCGTGCAGTTCTACTTCAGAATGCTTTAACTGCAGCTTTCGAACTGATGAGTATTATAATAGAGAGATGTGTGCAGTTGCAGGATCCTTCTTGTAGTTATCTTTTACCAGGcattttggtttttgttgaGTGGTTGGCATGTTGTCGTGATCTTGCCTCAGGCAATGATGCGGATGAGAATCAAGCAACTGTAAGATCAAAATTTTGGAATAATTGTATTTCCTTCTTGAACAAGCTACTATCAGTTGGGCCTGTGTctattgaagatgatgaagaggaTACTTGCTTTAATAACATGAGTAGGTATGAAGAAGGAGAAACTGATAACCGGCTTGCTTTGTGGGAGGACTTTGAGTTAAGAGGATTTGTTCCACTTCTCCCTGCACAAACTATCTTGGATTTTTCCAGGAAGCATTCCCTTGGGAGTGATggtgaaaaagaaagaaaagccCGGGTCAAAAGGATATTAGCTGCAGGAAAGGCTTTAGCAAACGTTGTTAGGATTGATcagaaaatgatatattttgaCGCAAAAGGAAAGAAGTTTACAATTGGTGTTGAGCCTCGTATCTCAGATGATTTTGTTCTTCCCTCTGGCATACCTATTGTAGAAGATTCATTGAAAGAAAATGCAGCAGACAAGCCAAAGTTAGGGATTGTTCATCCAGACAACCACCAGTATGAGGAAGGAGAGGATGACGACGAAGTTATTGTTTTTAAACCTATAGTAGCTGAGAAGCGAGCTGATGTAGTGGTTGTCTCATCAGGGGCAGTCCACAAAGACATAGAGTCAGTCCCAACAGTTTCTGGAGGGGATATAAAATTTGACGTTAATTCTGGTTATAACCCTCCCAGTGAAGTGAACCATCAAATGTTATTACCTACTTCTGTTAGTTGTATGGTGCCTCAACACTTCCATCCAGTTCAGCAACATTCTTCAAGGTGGCAAGAGGAGGGAATGTCTCTTGCCAACAGTTTTGGAGGTCTTGGATTCATGGAGAATGGGCATGTGGTGAAACCTGAGCTTCCAATGCATGAAGCTATATCAATCTTCAACCCCGCCTCACTTGCAGTTCCTATCCAACAATCTGGTACTagtactaatttattttatggtcTCTCCAAAGCTGAAAACTTGATGATACCATCCAAAGTCGATACTTTTGCTTCTTCTGGAGTCATTACTGATAACTCTTCTGTTAAGACATCATCAGTTCTGCAAGCTGGTTTGAAAAAATCTCCAGTCAGCCGTCCTTCTAGGCACCATGGACCACCTCCCGGTTTCAGTCATGTTTCTCCTAAACTAGATATGGAATCCACCATTTCAGATTCAATTAGTGGGATTCCAGTGATGGATGACTACAGTTGGTTGGATGGGTATCAGCTGCCTTCATCAACCAAAGGTTTAGGCCCCAATGGTCCTATTACTTACACTCAATCAAATTCCCAGCAagtaaataacaataatttgagTGGGACAGCGTACTTTCCCTTTCCTGGAAAACAAGTTCCATCAGCATTGCAAGGGGACAAACAGAATGGTTGGCTAGATTACCGTACTTCTGAGCTTTTAAATGCACACCATCATCAGCAACTGCAGCCACAACAACTATTCGCAAATGGAAATCAGCAACTGCAGCCACAGCAACCACTCACAAATGGAAATCAGCAACTGATGCCTGAGCAATTTCAAGGACAGTCAATCTGGACAGGTCGTAAATTCGTGTGATGTCCGTTTAAGCATGTTGATGGTATGCTTCTAGTCTGGATTTGTTGCTGTTTGTTTGTTAGATAGATAccttttgttaaatttttaaattactgaCACAATAATGTATTGGAGGTTCTTGAAGGATTCTTACAAATGTGCCGCCTCCCTTCTGTTCCCATTCAAACTCCAACTCAGCTCGTTGTCAGTGAATGTTGCTGGAGTGTACTTGGCCTAGACTTGTTGCAGGAACTTGCTACTCCAAAAGGTGGGTATCAAATTGTTCTtaatactgaaatttggaccaTCTTGGATGTTAACATACCCATTACAGTCTTGCGTTTGTCTGATTGTCTGCTGCTTTTGTGTTTTCCTGGTGTTGGGAAGTGTTATGAATCATGACTTTTGTTGTCAAACTTCTGAACTGTTTATTGATTATTGTGTTTACTGGTAAATTTACCCTATCTAATAAATTTGTATTGCAGTTTTTACTGAGCTCTAAAGACCAAAGGAAGGAAGATAAGCAAACATGTTTACAGTTCAAAGTTCGTTAAGTAAATGCCTTTTCTGGTTGGGGGTGAATAGTAGAAGGTGATAAATAAAAGATTATCCAGTTTTCTTGGAGCTTGTATCTTCTGGGTTTGGTGATATGCCTATGGTATGTTCACTTGTCGGAAATGTCGTAATGGTGCACCTATAATGTAAGATATTGTACCATCATCTAGCTGCCGATGATACATAGTGCTAGCCCTTTTCTTCCCCAAAGCTTCAGACTAGTTGGGGGAGGTTGATAGGTTTGAAGTGGTTGTGTGAAGTTCGATAATGGGATATGCTCGATTAAGCACATGTGTTTATGGGCTGCAACTTCGTTAAGGTTCTTATACTTTGTTTGCATGACAAGGGATGTCGTttctctttatcttttttttttctctttttcaagTCGAAGTTTTACTTGAACTTTACAAATTAATAATTCCTGTTGGATGGTTTGATCGTATATATGTTTTTGTCCATGCGAATTTGATGTTATCTATTATAAGACTCATTTACCTCCCATCCTTATCTATGATTTGGGAACTGTTTCATTTATATCCCCCAAGGAAGTCATTTCCTATACTTTCGATGTTAATGTTTTCTTGGTGGGTAAGGtaattgttgataatttttccttgtttttttttgttcacCTATACTATTCCAATTATAAACAGGATGTTTCTATTATGCCTTATCTCGTTTGTCTTCATGTATCCCCATCTTTCTTCAATTTGAAAGAGACTAGAAAAACACGTTGGATCTATTAGAAGTATTCCTTGCTTTGCCTTTTTCCGAATTTATCTAATCCGAGTTGAATCTTAATTCATGAGCTCAATATCTTGATTTTATAACGAAGACTCGGACCATCTTATGTTTAAGGGTGGgcaaaatatatagttaattgaattatattgatAGATtagattattatataaaaaaaaatcagttaaatggtttaaaaattaaattatatatttaaaataaatcagttattaaaacataatttaaaaatcagtttaatcattttaaagtttttggTAAATGCTTTGTTAGTAAGGGCAAATAGTTAGCTATGAGAAGATAGTTTATAGTGTATGTGATATTTTTCTGgagaatttataatatttattgagatGGTTAGCTATGAGAATATAGTTTATAGTgcatgtgatattttttttggagaatttataatatttattaagatggtattttaaataaagtttgatatatatatatattaagaaactTGGATACTTATTTCAAAAACCTTTGTTAGAAACCGCTACGTATAATTTCATGTGAAAAGACGTTAATTATAAACTATCAACTACAAAGTAGCGATTTGAATTTTACCAAAATGAGTCTTTGGACAAATTTCTTATTATATACTTCTCTACATTTCATAATGAATTTTGTTTTCGCAGATGTTTTTTTTcaatgtcattttatattttcaatgtaACACTAGTAAGTTTATTCAAATTCTACCTCTAAATTATTACTGTGAACTAATATATCATTATGCATTATAATagtcattaatatttaataatagcTAATAATTAGCAgagataattttgtaaaatttagttACACTTTGATTTATTGCTCTTTTATAAACTGTGAAAAACTTTAAAAGACACTTGTTTTAGAATGAATGGAGTGACTTAACTGCTAACATTTATCCTTTCATGCAATAACAATTCATGTAATAGCTAGTAGTATTCAAGTAAATAACTAACctattaattacaaaaaaaaaaaaccctattATTTGTGAACAGGCAACTTTGCTTGGCTTCGAAGTTTCAATGTGATCAAATTACTATCAATCAAATTTTACTTACCAGCTAAACTTCAAATTATCAAAATCTCTTTCATCTAAAATTCGGAGCATcgagagaaaaaagaaaaactcttGAGACATACAACTTCAATTTTACAGAAGAAGACATGcaacaacttcataattttaAACAGCAATGTATAACACAAATAAAAACCAATATTACTTTAACAAAAGCACTATATAACACAAATCTACTTCCATTGAAGTCAAACCTGTTGGGAGGACAATTTTTGTTTCATTCATTCATTGCACTTTGACATCAATCAGTTGGCAAAAAGTATGTTTGGCAAAATGTCTTGTACATGTTTGAATGCAAAAgaattaacttaaaatttaactggttattaaaataaaataaaaaaacaaattctatCTTCAGACCAAGCACAAAATCACCCTTTGTATTTGCATAAACTAATCTATTTTGACATGTAATTAGTGTTTGTGATCCTCATCTTAAAGTCAATGGCGTAGCAGCGTTTTATGGTTCATTATCTTTCTCTCAATTAGCTTCTATTTAATGATTCCCAGTTAGGTATGTTTGCAGTAGCCTCATTCACCATCTTTACAAGCCTCACCTACAAAAATAATCATTACATAATCTATTaatttgcaacaacaaaaatagcAATAAGGGAAGTAATAACACATAATGGCATAGTTGAAGCTTTAAGCTTCAATTAAGATATGCAAGTCATCGAATTCAGGTTCTCCAAAAAGATCACGATTGCCGAAGCAACATTTTAAGACATGCATGttagaaaaaattaaacattttttcatCCAATCATATTTCccctaaaaataatttatcgcAATCAATGCTCGAGTTAGATAGAATCAGGATGGAAGTTAACCCTAAATTACAATGGTGGACCATCattaaattcttttttgttATAAGTGAACTCACAAAATGAAACACTATTAAAGTTAACTCTAGTTCTATCGAGT
It contains:
- the LOC101504757 gene encoding nonsense-mediated mRNA decay factor SMG7-like; protein product: MIVEMDKMSAPSTWERAKRLYDKNLELEKRRRRSAQTQVPSDPNIWPQLRENYEAIILEDHAFSEKHGIEYALWLLHYKRIEELRAHYSAALTSASSKSYQGGKGSGRPERITKIRLQLKTFLSEATGFYHDLIMKIKAKYGLPLGYFEDSENRIVMEKDGKKSAEMKKSLISCHRCLIYLGDLARYKGLYGEGDSTKREFAAASSYYLQAATIWPSSGNPHHQLALLASYTGDELATIYRYFRSLAVDSPFTTARDNLIVAFEKNRQSYSQLSGDVKAVAVKESSGQIAGRGRGKVEAKLVTRSNGVEACPRKEGASNIQETYKSFSTRFVRLNGILFTRTSLETFTEVLSLISTGLRELLSSGQDEKLNFGQDTLENGLAIIRIISIIVFTVHNANKESEGQTYAEIVQRAVLLQNALTAAFELMSIIIERCVQLQDPSCSYLLPGILVFVEWLACCRDLASGNDADENQATVRSKFWNNCISFLNKLLSVGPVSIEDDEEDTCFNNMSRYEEGETDNRLALWEDFELRGFVPLLPAQTILDFSRKHSLGSDGEKERKARVKRILAAGKALANVVRIDQKMIYFDAKGKKFTIGVEPRISDDFVLPSGIPIVEDSLKENAADKPKLGIVHPDNHQYEEGEDDDEVIVFKPIVAEKRADVVVVSSGAVHKDIESVPTVSGGDIKFDVNSGYNPPSEVNHQMLLPTSVSCMVPQHFHPVQQHSSRWQEEGMSLANSFGGLGFMENGHVVKPELPMHEAISIFNPASLAVPIQQSGTSTNLFYGLSKAENLMIPSKVDTFASSGVITDNSSVKTSSVLQAGLKKSPVSRPSRHHGPPPGFSHVSPKLDMESTISDSISGIPVMDDYSWLDGYQLPSSTKGLGPNGPITYTQSNSQQVNNNNLSGTAYFPFPGKQVPSALQGDKQNGWLDYRTSELLNAHHHQQLQPQQLFANGNQQLQPQQPLTNGNQQLMPEQFQGQSIWTGRKFV